One Streptomyces sp. NBC_00554 DNA segment encodes these proteins:
- the thrC gene encoding threonine synthase has translation MTHQWRGIIEEYRDRLPVSDSTPVITLREGGTPLVPAQVLSERTGCEVHLKVEGANPTGSFKDRGMTMAITRAKEEGAKAVICASTGNTSASAAAYAVRAGMVCAVLVPQGKIAIGKMGQALVHGAKILQVDGNFDDCLTLARALSDNYPVALVNSVNPVRIEGQKTAAFEIVDMLGDAPDIHVLPVGNAGNITAYWKGYKEYAADGIAKRTPRMWGFQASGSAPIVRGEIVKDPSTIATAIRIGNPASWQYALAARDESGGFIDEVTDREILRAYRLLAAQEGVFVEPASAASVAGLLKAAEQGKVDPGQKIVCTVTGNGLKDPDWAVAGAPQPVTVPVDAVAAAERLGLA, from the coding sequence ATGACCCACCAGTGGCGCGGAATCATCGAGGAGTACCGGGACCGGCTGCCGGTATCCGACAGCACGCCGGTCATTACGCTCCGTGAGGGCGGTACGCCGCTCGTGCCCGCGCAGGTGCTCTCCGAGCGCACCGGGTGCGAGGTCCACCTCAAGGTGGAGGGTGCCAACCCGACCGGATCCTTCAAGGACCGCGGTATGACCATGGCCATCACGAGGGCCAAGGAGGAAGGCGCGAAGGCCGTCATCTGCGCCTCCACCGGCAACACGTCCGCAAGCGCCGCGGCCTATGCCGTACGCGCCGGGATGGTCTGTGCCGTTCTCGTGCCGCAGGGCAAGATCGCGATCGGCAAGATGGGCCAGGCCCTCGTGCACGGCGCGAAGATCCTCCAGGTCGACGGAAACTTCGACGACTGCCTGACGCTGGCGCGCGCGCTGTCCGACAACTACCCGGTGGCGCTGGTCAATTCGGTCAACCCGGTACGCATCGAGGGCCAGAAGACCGCCGCGTTCGAGATCGTGGACATGCTCGGCGACGCGCCCGACATCCACGTCCTGCCGGTGGGCAACGCGGGCAACATCACCGCGTACTGGAAGGGGTACAAGGAGTACGCCGCCGACGGCATCGCCAAGAGGACCCCGCGCATGTGGGGTTTCCAGGCCTCCGGTTCCGCCCCGATCGTGCGCGGCGAGATCGTCAAGGACCCGTCGACCATCGCCACCGCGATCCGCATCGGCAACCCGGCGTCCTGGCAGTACGCACTGGCCGCCCGGGACGAATCCGGCGGCTTCATCGACGAGGTGACGGACCGTGAGATCCTGCGCGCCTACCGGCTGTTGGCCGCGCAGGAGGGCGTTTTCGTCGAGCCCGCCTCTGCCGCGTCCGTCGCCGGACTGCTGAAGGCCGCCGAGCAGGGCAAGGTCGACCCGGGCCAGAAGATCGTCTGCACGGTCACCGGAAACGGGCTCAAGGACCCCGACTGGGCCGTCGCGGGAGCCCCGCAGCCGGTGACCGTCCCGGTGGACGCCGTCGCGGCCGCGGAGCGCCTCGGCCTGGCGTAG
- a CDS encoding homoserine dehydrogenase, which translates to MRTRPLKVALLGCGVVGSEVARIMTTHADDLAARIGAPIELAGVAVRRPAKVREGIDPDLVTTDATALVKRGDIDVVVEVIGGIEPARTLITTAFEHGASVVSANKALLAQDGAALHAAAQEHKRDLYYEAAVAGAIPLIRPLRESLAGDKINRVMGIVNGTTNFILDKMDSTGAGYQEALDEATALGYAEADPTADVEGFDAAAKAAILAGISFHTRVRLDDVYREGMTEVTASDFASAKEMGCTIKLLAICERAADGGSVTARVHPAMIPLSHPLASVRGAYNAVFVESDAAGQLMFYGPGAGGAPTASAVLGDLVAVCRNKLNGSTGPGDSAYAQLPVSPMGEVVTRYHISLDVADKPGVLAQVATVFAEHGVSIDTVRQQGRQDGGGDASLVVVTHRASDASLNGTVEALRSLDTVRGVASIMRVEGE; encoded by the coding sequence ATGCGTACGCGTCCGCTGAAGGTGGCGCTGCTGGGCTGTGGGGTTGTCGGCTCAGAGGTGGCGCGCATCATGACGACGCACGCCGACGATCTCGCCGCCAGGATCGGGGCCCCGATCGAGCTGGCCGGCGTCGCCGTCCGCCGCCCCGCCAAGGTCCGTGAGGGCATCGACCCCGACCTGGTCACCACCGACGCCACCGCGCTCGTCAAACGCGGGGACATCGACGTCGTCGTCGAGGTCATCGGCGGTATCGAGCCCGCTCGTACGCTCATCACCACGGCCTTCGAGCACGGCGCCTCCGTGGTCTCCGCCAACAAGGCGCTCCTCGCGCAGGACGGCGCCGCGCTGCACGCCGCCGCCCAGGAGCACAAGCGGGACCTCTACTACGAGGCCGCCGTCGCCGGTGCCATCCCGCTCATCCGGCCGCTGCGCGAGTCCCTCGCCGGCGACAAGATCAACCGCGTGATGGGCATCGTCAACGGAACCACCAACTTCATCCTCGACAAGATGGACTCGACGGGCGCCGGGTATCAGGAAGCCCTCGACGAGGCCACCGCGCTGGGATACGCCGAGGCCGACCCCACCGCCGACGTCGAGGGCTTCGACGCCGCCGCCAAGGCCGCGATCCTCGCCGGAATCTCCTTCCACACGCGCGTGCGCCTCGACGACGTGTACCGCGAGGGCATGACCGAGGTCACCGCCTCCGACTTCGCCTCGGCGAAGGAGATGGGCTGCACCATCAAGCTGCTCGCCATCTGTGAGCGGGCCGCGGACGGCGGCTCAGTCACCGCGCGCGTGCATCCCGCGATGATTCCGCTGAGCCATCCGCTCGCCTCCGTGCGCGGCGCGTACAACGCCGTCTTCGTGGAGTCGGACGCCGCGGGCCAGCTCATGTTCTACGGGCCGGGTGCCGGTGGCGCGCCGACCGCGTCCGCCGTGCTCGGTGACCTCGTGGCCGTCTGTCGCAACAAGCTGAACGGCTCGACGGGGCCCGGCGACTCCGCGTACGCGCAGCTGCCCGTCTCGCCCATGGGCGAGGTCGTCACGCGCTACCACATCAGCCTCGACGTGGCCGACAAACCGGGTGTTCTCGCCCAGGTGGCCACTGTTTTCGCCGAGCACGGGGTGTCCATCGATACCGTGCGTCAGCAAGGCCGACAAGACGGAGGCGGCGATGCCTCCCTCGTCGTCGTCACCCATCGTGCGTCCGACGCGTCCCTCAACGGGACCGTCGAGGCGCTGCGCAGTCTCGACACCGTGCGGGGTGTCGCCAGCATCATGCGGGTTGAAGGAGAGTAA
- the lysA gene encoding diaminopimelate decarboxylase, with protein sequence MSRSAHPAGPRHADVLTEGHYTAPPADLNALDPKVWAHTVSRNEDGVVSVGGIDVATLAEEFGTPAYFMDEADFRARARSWRTAFGHDADVFYAGKAFLSRAVVRWLYEEGLNLDVCSGGELTTALSAGMPADRIAFHGNNKSTEEITKAVESGVGRIVLDSFQEIVRVAHIAQSLGKRQRVQIRVTVGVEAHTHEFIATAHEDQKFGIALADGQAAEAVRRALALDGLEVVGIHSHIGSQIFDMAGFEVAARRVVALLAAVRDEHGVELPEIDLGGGLGIAYTSEDDPRDPHEIAKALNEIVTRECEAAKLRTPRISVEPGRAIVGPTAFTLYEVGTIKPLDGLRTYVSVDGGMSDNIRTALYDAEYSVALVSRASDAEPMLVRVVGKHCESGDIVVRDAFLPADLAPGDLIAVPATGAYCRSMASNYNHALRPPVVAVNDGEARVIVRRETEEDLLRLDVG encoded by the coding sequence ATGAGCCGTTCCGCACACCCCGCCGGGCCCCGTCACGCCGATGTTCTGACCGAGGGGCACTACACCGCCCCGCCCGCCGACCTCAACGCCCTCGACCCGAAGGTCTGGGCCCACACCGTCAGCCGTAACGAAGACGGGGTCGTCAGCGTCGGTGGCATCGATGTGGCCACGCTCGCCGAGGAGTTCGGCACCCCCGCGTACTTCATGGACGAGGCCGACTTCCGGGCGCGGGCGCGTTCCTGGCGTACCGCCTTCGGGCACGACGCCGACGTCTTCTACGCCGGGAAGGCGTTCCTGTCCCGGGCCGTCGTGCGCTGGCTGTACGAAGAGGGGCTCAACCTGGATGTGTGTTCCGGTGGTGAGCTCACCACCGCCCTCTCCGCGGGTATGCCCGCCGACCGCATCGCCTTCCACGGCAACAACAAGTCCACCGAAGAGATCACCAAGGCCGTCGAGAGCGGTGTCGGACGTATCGTCCTCGACTCCTTCCAGGAGATCGTCCGCGTCGCCCACATCGCGCAGTCCCTCGGCAAGCGGCAGCGCGTGCAGATCCGGGTGACGGTGGGTGTGGAGGCGCACACCCACGAGTTCATCGCGACCGCGCACGAGGACCAGAAGTTCGGGATCGCGCTCGCCGACGGGCAGGCCGCGGAGGCCGTACGACGGGCTCTCGCCCTCGACGGGCTCGAAGTCGTCGGGATCCACAGCCACATCGGGTCGCAGATCTTCGACATGGCCGGCTTCGAGGTCGCCGCCCGTCGCGTGGTGGCGCTGCTCGCCGCCGTCCGGGACGAGCACGGTGTCGAGCTGCCGGAGATCGACCTCGGTGGCGGCCTCGGTATCGCGTACACCAGCGAGGACGACCCGCGCGATCCGCACGAGATCGCCAAGGCGCTCAACGAGATCGTCACCCGTGAGTGCGAGGCCGCCAAGCTGCGGACGCCTCGGATCTCGGTGGAGCCCGGGCGCGCCATCGTGGGCCCGACCGCCTTCACTCTCTACGAGGTCGGCACCATCAAGCCGCTCGACGGGCTCCGGACGTACGTCTCCGTGGACGGAGGCATGTCCGACAACATCCGGACCGCTCTCTACGACGCCGAGTACAGCGTCGCTCTCGTTTCTCGTGCGAGTGACGCCGAGCCCATGCTCGTGCGCGTCGTCGGCAAGCACTGCGAGAGCGGCGACATCGTCGTACGTGATGCCTTCCTGCCCGCCGACCTCGCGCCCGGCGACCTCATCGCCGTGCCCGCCACCGGCGCCTACTGCCGTTCCATGGCCAGCAATTACAACCACGCGCTCCGCCCGCCGGTCGTCGCCGTGAACGACGGCGAGGCCCGGGTGATCGTCCGCCGCGAGACGGAGGAAGACCTGCTTCGCCTCGACGTCGGCTGA
- the nrtL gene encoding ArgS-related anticodon-binding protein NrtL — translation MTPVELSRTVLRAVRCAVDEGELSVAVPERAVVTSPGPGGCGDYATNIALQLARPAGRAPRQVAEILRTHLRGAAGVSEVAITGPGFLNISLNQEVAQELARTLVTEILQQGSRYGYGNGDEYGDRYGDGDTLAEQVIALRVPHDTRAELLADTLVRIIATQGGRAEVHHAEPVDLRPVPAPEDPAPLGHDAARWALLHPAPHDRPRITADHLVQRESNPLFRVRYAYARTRALSRNAAALGFDSAPGDVSEAQDLLAPLAEYPRVLSAAATHRAPDRLARHLVTTADALLDFQHTVLPVGDEKPSAAHRARLALAEAAGTVLAGGLSLLGISAPEHL, via the coding sequence GTGACCCCCGTCGAGCTCTCCCGTACCGTGCTGCGCGCGGTGCGTTGTGCCGTGGATGAGGGGGAACTGAGCGTGGCGGTGCCGGAACGGGCCGTGGTGACCTCTCCCGGGCCCGGCGGATGTGGGGACTACGCCACGAACATCGCGTTGCAGCTGGCGCGTCCGGCCGGGCGGGCGCCGCGGCAGGTTGCCGAGATCCTGCGGACGCACCTCAGGGGCGCGGCCGGTGTCAGCGAGGTCGCGATCACCGGACCCGGATTTCTGAACATCAGCCTCAATCAAGAAGTCGCCCAAGAACTCGCCCGGACGCTCGTGACCGAGATCCTCCAGCAAGGCAGCCGGTACGGGTACGGAAATGGGGACGAGTACGGGGACCGGTACGGGGACGGCGACACCCTCGCCGAGCAGGTCATCGCCCTCCGCGTCCCCCACGACACCCGTGCCGAGCTCCTCGCCGACACCCTCGTACGGATCATCGCCACCCAGGGCGGCCGCGCCGAGGTCCATCACGCCGAACCCGTCGATCTCCGCCCCGTGCCCGCCCCCGAGGACCCCGCCCCCCTCGGCCACGACGCCGCCCGCTGGGCCCTCCTCCACCCCGCGCCCCACGACCGGCCCAGGATCACCGCGGACCATCTCGTCCAGCGTGAGAGCAATCCCCTCTTCCGCGTCCGGTACGCCTACGCCCGTACCCGGGCCCTCAGCCGCAACGCCGCCGCGCTCGGCTTCGACAGTGCTCCCGGCGACGTATCCGAAGCGCAGGACCTCCTCGCCCCCCTTGCCGAATACCCCCGCGTCCTCAGCGCCGCCGCCACCCACCGCGCCCCCGACCGGCTCGCCCGGCATCTCGTCACCACCGCCGACGCCCTTCTCGACTTCCAGCACACGGTGCTGCCGGTCGGTGACGAGAAACCCTCGGCCGCCCACCGTGCCCGGCTCGCGCTCGCCGAAGCCGCCGGGACGGTGCTGGCCGGTGGCCTGTCCCTGCTCGGCATCAGTGCACCCGAACATCTCTGA
- a CDS encoding response regulator, with protein sequence MEVGKTRTRRWVRTYSQVVPGASGRVLVVDDNKVIRQLIRVNLELEGFEVVTAADGAECLDVVHQVRPDVVTLDVVMPRLDGLRTAARLRADPRTRNLPLAIVSACTQYEVESGLDVGVDAFLAKPFEPAELVRLVRQLMERRGSGGGGSGSVASGASGVGAGGDGGDAGSSFHGAFGAEEAERAERAERAGRTGH encoded by the coding sequence GTGGAAGTGGGGAAAACCCGGACGCGGCGGTGGGTGCGGACCTACTCTCAAGTTGTGCCAGGCGCGTCGGGTCGGGTGCTTGTTGTGGACGACAACAAGGTCATCCGGCAGCTGATCAGGGTCAATCTCGAGCTGGAGGGTTTCGAGGTCGTGACCGCGGCCGATGGTGCCGAATGCCTGGACGTCGTGCATCAGGTGCGGCCCGATGTGGTGACACTCGATGTGGTCATGCCTCGGCTGGACGGATTGCGCACCGCCGCTCGGCTCCGGGCCGATCCACGGACCCGGAATCTTCCCCTCGCCATCGTCAGTGCCTGCACTCAGTACGAGGTCGAGAGCGGACTCGATGTGGGGGTCGACGCATTCCTCGCCAAGCCCTTCGAGCCCGCCGAACTCGTACGGCTCGTACGGCAGTTGATGGAGCGTCGAGGGAGCGGCGGTGGCGGCAGTGGCAGTGTTGCCAGCGGCGCCAGTGGTGTCGGCGCTGGTGGTGATGGGGGCGACGCCGGGTCATCGTTCCACGGCGCCTTCGGTGCCGAGGAGGCCGAGAGAGCCGAGCGGGCCGAGAGGGCCGGACGTACCGGTCACTGA
- a CDS encoding tyrosine-type recombinase/integrase yields the protein MSATNDTSAGRSRGSARPGYSLDVKLWNVASTGRKSRPYQPRWVVAGQVHGATFATSALAESRRSELWQAMNRRGEAFEIESGLSESEVRAAAEAVEAAEAEAPLRWFEFCRKYVAGRWRTSAAKTRESMADGLAAVALAMVKRGEGAPKDTDLRLAFRWGVVPANAGEDPPAELKAAYEWLTTKDRAVADLGDAEAFEDVMYRLNYRLDGARAAGETYKRRRRALNTALEHAVDVGELPANPLLRARRKRGGSDSAVDRRVLANAVQGRQLLTAVSYVGSWDRNRGRRLVAFYAVLYYAGLRPAEAVGLRLSDCHLPETGWGTLTLRETRPVSGKQWTDSGERHDRQGLKAREADTDRPVPIPPVLVAILRAHLKEFGTAKERRVFGNERGGVVGSSTYWRVWEEAREYALPPDRVESPLAGRPYDLRHARITRWLNAGVPIAEVARRVGNSPEVIHRRYHGCIDGHEEAANAKIAQSLEEEGDGI from the coding sequence GTGAGCGCGACGAACGACACCTCTGCTGGCCGCTCTCGGGGATCGGCCCGGCCGGGGTACTCCCTGGACGTCAAGCTGTGGAATGTCGCGAGCACGGGGCGGAAGTCCCGCCCCTACCAGCCGCGTTGGGTGGTTGCCGGACAGGTGCACGGTGCCACTTTCGCCACGTCCGCACTCGCCGAGAGTCGGCGGTCGGAGCTGTGGCAGGCCATGAACCGGCGCGGTGAGGCGTTCGAGATCGAATCAGGGTTGTCTGAGTCCGAAGTCCGCGCGGCGGCGGAAGCGGTCGAAGCGGCCGAGGCCGAGGCGCCATTGCGGTGGTTCGAATTCTGCCGGAAGTACGTTGCTGGGCGGTGGCGCACCAGCGCCGCCAAGACGCGCGAAAGCATGGCGGACGGTCTTGCGGCTGTGGCGCTCGCGATGGTGAAGCGCGGGGAGGGCGCCCCCAAGGACACGGACCTGCGGCTGGCGTTCCGGTGGGGAGTTGTCCCCGCGAACGCTGGGGAGGATCCGCCGGCCGAACTGAAAGCCGCGTACGAGTGGCTCACGACCAAGGACCGAGCGGTAGCCGACTTGGGTGACGCTGAGGCGTTCGAAGACGTGATGTATCGGCTCAACTACCGACTGGACGGCGCCCGGGCGGCAGGGGAGACGTACAAGCGGCGGCGCCGTGCCCTGAACACCGCACTTGAACACGCGGTGGATGTCGGAGAGCTCCCGGCGAATCCGCTCCTGCGGGCCCGCAGAAAGCGAGGCGGCTCTGACAGTGCTGTTGATCGTCGCGTTCTCGCGAATGCCGTCCAGGGGCGCCAGTTGCTCACTGCCGTCTCCTACGTCGGGTCGTGGGATCGTAACCGCGGCCGTCGTCTTGTGGCGTTCTACGCGGTGCTGTACTACGCGGGGCTTCGGCCTGCTGAGGCGGTAGGACTACGGCTGTCCGACTGCCACCTACCGGAGACGGGTTGGGGAACGCTGACGCTGCGGGAGACACGTCCTGTTTCGGGCAAGCAGTGGACCGACTCCGGGGAGCGGCACGACCGCCAGGGCCTAAAGGCCCGAGAGGCGGACACAGATCGACCTGTGCCCATTCCGCCCGTCCTGGTCGCCATCCTCCGGGCGCATCTGAAGGAGTTCGGGACGGCCAAGGAGAGGCGGGTGTTCGGCAACGAGCGCGGGGGAGTCGTCGGCTCATCCACGTACTGGCGCGTGTGGGAGGAGGCGCGTGAGTACGCCCTTCCGCCGGACCGCGTCGAATCGCCGTTGGCCGGTCGCCCTTACGACTTGCGCCACGCGCGCATCACGCGATGGCTGAACGCGGGGGTGCCCATCGCTGAAGTGGCTCGCAGGGTCGGCAATTCTCCGGAGGTGATTCACCGGCGGTATCACGGCTGCATCGACGGTCACGAAGAAGCCGCCAACGCAAAGATTGCACAGTCGCTGGAGGAAGAAGGCGACGGAATTTAG
- a CDS encoding XRE family transcriptional regulator — translation MTLDEVAQRLGVASKTVERWINEPERKPYRRFQYATASLLKCEVSYLWPDERTSAEVTASGNAELVRLYPHRSVVMQTLWTNLYSKATRQFDLLVYSGFWLTEDATFHRIVKEKSANGVPIRLILGEPTSPAVAVRGEDEGIDAAMAGKIRNALINYGPLFGLPGVEFRLHGTTLYNSIYRADDEMLANGHLYGVGACMAPVLHLRRVPGGELFDAYAESVEKVWESARSISSPADWEGTA, via the coding sequence CTGACGCTCGATGAGGTCGCCCAACGGCTCGGGGTCGCGTCGAAGACGGTCGAACGATGGATCAACGAGCCTGAGCGCAAGCCATATCGTCGATTCCAGTACGCGACAGCCTCGCTTCTGAAGTGCGAAGTGTCGTACCTGTGGCCGGACGAACGCACATCCGCGGAGGTCACTGCCTCTGGCAACGCGGAGTTGGTCAGGCTCTATCCACATCGGTCCGTCGTGATGCAAACCCTCTGGACGAACCTCTACTCCAAGGCGACTCGCCAGTTTGACCTGTTGGTGTACTCCGGGTTCTGGCTCACAGAAGACGCGACGTTCCACCGCATCGTGAAAGAGAAGTCAGCCAACGGAGTACCCATCCGCCTCATCCTGGGAGAGCCCACGTCGCCGGCCGTGGCCGTGCGCGGCGAGGACGAAGGGATCGACGCGGCGATGGCAGGCAAGATCCGGAACGCCCTCATCAACTACGGCCCGCTCTTCGGTCTCCCCGGGGTGGAGTTCCGGTTGCACGGTACGACCCTCTACAACTCGATCTACCGGGCCGATGACGAGATGCTGGCGAACGGGCACCTCTACGGCGTCGGCGCCTGCATGGCGCCCGTGCTGCACCTGCGACGCGTGCCCGGCGGTGAACTTTTCGACGCATACGCTGAGAGCGTTGAGAAGGTCTGGGAATCGGCCCGCTCGATCTCTTCACCTGCCGATTGGGAAGGCACTGCCTGA
- a CDS encoding HD domain-containing protein, translating into MGLTEWAYSLSESLLSDPLPRRWAHSLGVAKRARSLGPIMGDDAELLEAAAVLHDIGYSPAIATTGFHPLDGARFLRDQEKADERVVRLVAHHSCALLEAEERGLRQELEGEFELERSDLVDALLYCDMTTTPDGTRTTSAERLDEIVQRYGSDTIVGRFIQRAAPEIHAAAKRVEGRLVQVSTDGQPM; encoded by the coding sequence ATGGGACTGACTGAGTGGGCGTACTCGCTCTCCGAATCGTTGCTGTCCGATCCGCTCCCGCGTCGGTGGGCGCACTCGCTGGGGGTTGCCAAGCGCGCTCGCTCCTTGGGTCCGATCATGGGTGACGATGCTGAGTTGTTGGAAGCCGCCGCTGTGCTGCATGACATCGGGTACTCGCCGGCCATCGCCACGACCGGCTTTCACCCGCTGGATGGCGCGCGGTTCCTCCGGGACCAAGAAAAGGCAGACGAGCGGGTCGTTCGTCTCGTAGCTCACCACTCCTGCGCCCTGCTGGAAGCCGAGGAGCGCGGACTAAGGCAAGAGCTTGAGGGGGAGTTCGAGCTAGAGCGTTCGGACCTGGTCGACGCTCTGCTGTATTGCGACATGACGACGACGCCCGACGGGACACGGACCACGTCGGCCGAGCGGCTGGACGAGATTGTGCAGCGGTACGGCTCGGACACGATCGTTGGGCGGTTCATCCAGCGCGCGGCCCCCGAGATTCACGCAGCGGCGAAGCGTGTTGAGGGCCGATTGGTGCAGGTCTCTACCGACGGTCAGCCGATGTAG